CTACAAGACAGATTCCATAGAAACCCTACATTAGGTcactgctaaaagctaactgaaGATTTCaaaatatgactacgtctaaGTTTCCAACCAAGCCACCCCaatgtaactgtagtttaaaaaaatttatttaaaaatacattaacaaATAATTCCCAGTGGTTTAGGCCCGGTGGGGGGGGGCAACTTAGGcccggtgggccaccaggcttgcaatacactgggggaaaccctacatactatatattaaatgaaagatgatataattaaaaataagtAATCATTAGTAACATGTCTATGGTGTGTGATTGGTGAAACTGGTTTTATTGCTGTACCGATCTCTGTTTCTAAAAGCTTGTCTCTCTGATTTCAGGAACAATTTTTTGCGCCTTTGTGTGCTGAAAGTAACTCAACAGAGTGAGAAACATCTCGAAAAGATCCTCAATGTGGACGAATTTGTTAAAAGGGTGTTTTCGGTCATCCATAGCAACGACCCAGTGGCCAGAGCCATCACGCTGAGGTAATAATGCTTAATGTACTAAATAAAAAGGACGTTTAATCTTTTGCTGGTTGGCACAGGATTTCTAATTTAGAACGGAGACACCAACATCTGCTAATGTTGTACTCCTCTTCAGGCCCACAAAAATGAGTGTTGCTTGCTTGCCAGCTTATTTGAGGCTTAAAACAGCTATTTCCCTGTTGGTTTATTCAGGATGCTTGGTAGTTTGGCCTCCATCATCCCAGACAGGAAGAATGCCCACCACAGTATTCGCCAAAGTTTGGACTCCCATGACAATGTAGAAGTGGAGGCTGCCATATTTGCTGCTGCAAGCTTCTCTGCACAGTCAAAGTAAGAAAAATTCTTGCTCCACCTGAGCTATggtacatatactatatatggGATGATGGTTTGTATAACATAACTTTGGTCTGTTTTCAGAGACTTCGCAGCAGGGATTTGCAACAAAGTCAGTGAGATGATTCAAGGTAAAAATCTTTATCCAGTATTAAAAAGGTCACAGATCACTTTTAGAAAAACAACAGCTGTCTggattaccttttttttttccaagttttgaATATTTGGTAAATCTTCTAAACAACTATCCAaaattttaataaaaacaaatcaaggcCTAAAACAGGTGATTAACAGTAAATGCATCAACGGATGTCATAGTTAAGACAACCTTTAAAACCTTTTATTAAACAAACGAGCAATAACGTGCTTAGTGTGAATTGTAGCTCAcactaaaataaatacagtccatttaataatcaaaataaacatACTCTGAAAATATTGTAGAGAAGTATCTGAATGTCTGGATATTTGGAGCCAGGGCTAAGagatatatatctctatctatctcacTGTTCAGCAGATAGCTGTTGGTATGCTGTATTTTGTTTACTATATAGAGTAGAGTTCTCATTCCTCCTATGTCTTAACCTCAGGTTTAGACACTCCAGTGGAACTGAAGCTGAAGTTGATCCCCATGCTGCAGCACATGCATCATGACGCCAGCTTGGCTTCAAGCAGCAGAGAGCTTCTACAGCACCTAGTCAACTCTTACCCCTCCACCCCCATGGTCATCGTCACCCTGCACACCTTCACCCAGCTGGCTGCCTCCTCCCTCATCGATATCCCAAAGCAGGTAGTACCATGACGTTACTTGTTAGATACTGTAATAGTAGGTTCACACATTTTGGTcaggttttttcttttttttatgatccatttttttattaattttttatatttttaaacatacagaacagacaaacacaattaaacaagaacaacaaccctctcccacccctcaccctctgcggtctcaaggaaagaaaacaaacaaataacaaaaaacgATACAGGAATCAggaatcacaccttgcctagtccctttcctctcttcttgtgatgctgaggtcattaggactgatacctgtgctgctgcacctttccataggtctatagttgatgacttggctttgttaatccttgctgtagagagctcaagcatagctatgtccagaaaatacgccaaccactgttttatacaaagcgagtgggggagccagcgctgagccagcgctgagctatcattttcttggtcgcAGTTGATCCAGCTggccaaattttcttctgtgtcccaagtaggtgtaatttagagtcatcattaagtaataaaacaaccgggtcagtaggaattcaacatccaatcacatcagatattattgatgttgttttattccaaaactcatgtacctgttcacactcccagaccatatgcaagaaagttccagtttgttcaggttggcagaacatgcaatagggagtgggaatgactttagagacgtttctcttctgaggagtccagtatgtcctatggcatatgttgaagtggatctgctggtgatttagggttcttggaacagtgcgaaatgttgtcccaaactgtctcccaattaattacgttcccctcagggctcagctctcgctcccatttctttagtattgggagttctcctatggatgcttgcatcagtttagcataaatcctggacactaatcctctcaccggagaatcaacaagccatttaatgattgggtgcaTCTCAAAACTGTtcccccatggcactccataacattttagggctgatcgtAAGCGAAGATATAGGAAGAAGGATGTGCTAGGGACCTCAAAGTTAGCTCTCAGGTTTTCAAAACTTAACATACCTtcatcattgaatagctggtcaaGAGTATAAATaactctgtcactccactggttataaacaaaaggtttgttaccagacattaagtgtatgttgtgccaaattggggtgttcaaatgccacttattggtgtagcgtagttgctcctcaacttgttttaaagttggtcaatgtgttggtgataatagggccctaggttagcatacactttttggacacacacctgcaaaggcgaGGTCTTGcaagtcttagacttccagtgaggttttgctctatttctctccatgggactgtagatgaggggtccatccacactctgagggcccgtagctgaaaagctctgtggtacactttaaggttggggagggctaGGCCTCctgtgtttgtggtacgttgcagggtagagtattttagcctaggttgtttattattccaaatattcTGCCAAATtacggtatcaagtttcttaAGGTatggggatcattgtacttaagaaattcacacgaggaactatgttcattttagaaATGTATATCTTTGACGTTTGGCTGTTAATGACGTAGCTCTTTTGCTATTATTGTCCAATCTAAACTAACTAAatgaaattactttttaattgATTCCTTATCTGTACAGTTGCAGCTCCTCCTTCAATACCTGAAGGATGACCCAAGAAAAGCTGTGAAGAGACTTGCAACTAATGACCTGAAGCTTCTGGCTAAAAAGGCGCCTCACCTTTGGATCAGAGAAAACACTCAGGTAGAGTTTCAGAGGCTGACAGTCGCACTGTAGGTGTTGTCTTCATGGTTTAAAATCTGTAGGTAATCGATTGCGTTTCATCTCTGCAGACCCTGTGTGAATGTGCCCTGACCAGCCCTTACAACAGTTTGAAGCTGGGGATGTTGGCTGTCCTCGCCACCCTCTCGGGGACAATTGCAATCAAGCAGTACTTCAATAATATGACAGGTTTAGttcacttttaaaaacaacaacaatgttctTGTTACACTGAAAAGCTGGAGTGCGAAACTTATGTCTCCCCCCTCTGGCAGTGAGAGTAATTACACAAACACTGATGCATATTAATGCTGCGTCACTGTTGTCTCTCCTGCCTTCCTGTCAAGGTATTTGGTAATACAGGAAGACTGACATACTTTGTAACCAATCAGAATAAGCAGTGCTATGCTGTGAGGAACTGTAAGTGAGTGAGCAAGGTTGGTTAACAGAACTGTGTACTGCTCATGGAATGATGATGTTGGGGAGTTAATAAACTACTCGTTCTGAGGACAAAAAGCTGTTCAGACGTCCTTCCGGTGCCACACGACAGAAACCAGACTACAACTCTggtatactgagaaatacagagagttttttTCTGGCAGTGATAGGCTTAATCAGCATTGTGTGAACTCGTTTGTCAAgtgcttgaatgtaacagacatttatttatatgttaAAGTTCTGCACTCTAGCTTTAAGTATGTAAGAATTTTATTTTAACCAGGCTTTAAATGCAGGTTTCCAttgccattttttttcattcactgAAGAAGGGAATGACTCTGAACTGATGTGTTTTCCTCTCAAACATTCTTCTCAGGTGGCTCTTCGGTTCCCCCCCTGCTCACTGACCTGGTTAAACTGGCACAAGAATGCTGTTACCATAGCAACCTGGCAGTGGCTGCTCATGGGGTGATAGTGCTCTCAAACATTGCCATTTCCTGTCCAGAAAAAGGTTAGTTGCAACAAGTAATGCCTTGGGTTAGGGATCCTTCTAATGCCAATTGCTCATTAATGGCTTCATCTCTCATTCACCCCACTGATGTTTGCGCTTGTGTGCCAAGGTTAAGTGTTGCTGTATCTCTCCTCCTCAGATATAGTACAGTTGGAGCAGGACACAGTTTTGGGAGTGGAGTCCCTTTTGATGCTTTGCAGTCAGGACAGCAGCCCCAGCACTCAGGCCACGCTCAAAGTAAGACAACGTTATAACTACAAGGCAGATAGCATTGATTGGATGAATATTTCAGGAAAGGGGCTGGGAATCGAACCTCATTTGGTACCAACCCAAATGTGTTCGTATCACATAATGTAGAAAACGTTCCTGTTACCTAAGCTGGCAAAGTTGTTGTATGACTGCTTGTGTTTATAAaacattagtctcgcattgcgagaccctcctccacagcgctgcggaggagggtctggctagtccacacagcattccggagccgctgcaaaatagcctcgggaaggaacttgttttagtggaacgtgtacattcaaaagatgttttagtcgtgtgagagagaactcagattagacagatagtctagctagctgtctcaatttaacctgcagagatctgaggagcagttaaccatcgtcctcataaatccaccggagtttaaaattccaacacaaagaaagcagaaagaaGCGGACATTggcaaaaagacatgcatcgGGGGGAATTTCGTGCTGCACCGGAGCAATCACGGACGTGGattgtcgtggatatagactagtaaaacattaacatttgagAAATGGACCTCCtttttgttaaatgtaaaaGGTCTTTATAGAACAACATAAAGGAAAACTCATGTATCTTATTAAAAATAGTATCACATTTCAAATTATACCCAGCCCATGTAAGTAAAAGTGCCATGCCGAATGTTCTTGATAATTTAATATTTACACGGAAATGTAAAACTAGTTGCTAGTGCCTAGTTGAGTGCCTAGTAATtagttaggatgggttaaatgcagggAACAAATTTTACTGCACGTTGTgctgtgtatgactgtgtgtgtgacaaagatTTCTTCTTCTATTGTGAGGCATTTAGGATGCAGTATTTTGACCGAAAAAAATTATCCAAACTCTGTTTACATTTGTGTTATTTGATACCAAAGCAACAATAAATGCGGCGTCCATCTTTAATATCTGTTGGTCAAATGATTGCAACTAACGAGGGTAAAATTATTTTGGGAGCATTGCTCAGTAAAGCTTAATTGTTATGACTTTATCTAACACTGACAGCCATAATACCAGCACACCTTACCTAAATCATCTAACTCACTGCCATCCACCTCCTGGAAATGTATGTAATTATGATTGATTACCAGGAGGGTGTTTTCcatctctcttccccccccccccattatgACCTAATAATACCCATCCTTAAACGTCCATTTTTGTTTCAACCCTAGACAGCCCTCACCTCATTGGTCAAACTGCTGAAAAATCGACCCCATCTCAGCCAATCGGTGGTGGAATTCCTGCTCGGCCAGCTCCACTTATCCTGTGACTCCTCTCGCGTTCTCATGTGCCACGCTCTGGCAGCCATCGCCAGCCACCTGCCAGTGTTGGGCGACGGCATGCTGGGAGATCTGGTGGACCTCTACAGAGTGGCCAGTCACTCCTCCACTGACAAGCAGCAAGAGCTTCTGGTGAGAGATTGTGCATGAGTCAGCTGCTGTTTAGACAGTAAATTAAAGCTTTAAGAGTCTCACAACACTTAAGTGTAGCGTTTATGTTTTAAGCACAGGCACAGGAGACTCACAACAGCATTTACATGACAATTAAGTAGTAAATGTGTTGTATCTATGTTCTGCAAACCTGTTTTCAATTAGAAATAGaacttgtttagttttttttagccaGTGCGTTACTGCTAACCCACAACTATGTTAAATGACATTGCATTCAGCTCATAACACTCATCTCTCCCGATGTGATTGCTGCAGGTTTCCTTGGCAACAGTGATTTTTGTCGCTAGCCAGTCGTCTCTGTCAGCCGAAGTGAAGACTGTCATCCAACAGCAGCTGGAGAATGTTGCTAATGGCTGGACGGTGTACCGCATCGCACGACAAGCCTCACGCATGGTAATCTCTTCTGCTTCTACATAACCAGAACTGTACTATAAAATGGCTTAAACCTTAAGTCTTTTGTAGAACTGGTAAAGGTCTTCCTAGGCAGAagcatttatttgtttaaattaaaAGGTGTCAAGAGCTGAAGAAGCCACAGACATAGTACTGCCAAATCCTGCACCTGAAACATAATGAAAAATGATCATTGATCTGCAGGGATGCCACGAGTTCTCCAGTGAGCTGTACCAGAGTCTGCGGACCCGCGTAGCATCAGAGCACTTCTACTTCTGGCTGAACAGCCTGAAGGAGTTTTCCCAGGCAGAGCAGTGCCTGAGTCACGTGGAAGACGGAGACTACAGTGGTGCCATGAGCGCCATCGCCGAGGCCCTGCGCTCCTACCAAAAGGGCATTGCTTCCCTCACAGTCAGTTATCTTTCAGACATCTGCTTATCAAAAAACATGAGTACAATTCCTCCTACTTCACCAAGACGCTTAGCTGCTCATGCTCCGTCTGGAGAGTCTTGCTATGGAAGCTGATTTCACGGCATCCTAAATTGTTAATGGATTAAGTCACCTAATACCTGATCCTAACTTGTTAGGTGTCATCTCAATGAGACCTGTGTCAGTCTTCAGCTGTAGTGTTCATGTGCTGTTATCTGATTAATCCCTCCCTCCAGGCTGCCAGCACTCCTCTGAGTCCGCTTACATTCCAGTGTGAGTTCATCAAGCTGCGGATCGACACCCTGCAAGCCCTGTCACAGCTCATTTGTACCTGCAACAGCTTGAAAACCAGCCCTCCTCCTGCCATTGCCACCACCATCGCCCTCACCTCAGGCAATGACCTGCAGCGGTGCGGCCGCATCGCCATGCAGGTAAAACACTTATAGTGTGGTAGGTACAGTTGGTCTCCACCTGCAGGAAAGGGGTCCTTTTTCCAGGGCAACAGGTAGTCATGTTGTAACATGCCGTAGCATACCATATACTCACCAAATTGCTAGATGGCATCAACTTGTGAACATGTAGGGGAAGTTTGGACACATTATTAATCAGGACCTATACTTGATGTGAGGAAATGAGATGGTTAATGGCCCAGGCGTCCAAATGTAGCTACTCATCAGcgtttttctttttcccagATGAAGGTATGCATGGATGAGTTCAGAAGTCTTGCAGCTCGCTACGCTGATTTACACCAGTCGTCGTTTGACGCTGATTATGCCACCCTTCGCAATGTGGAGCTGTATCCTCAAACATGCCTCAGTCACATCGCACTTTCTCTGCTGTTATGTCTTCTTTCTTCAATGTCGGCCATTTTTCTTTAACTGTTGACTGCTCAGacaacaacagagctgtttgctTGTCTCCCATGTTATAGAAGCGCTGATACTGGACCCACAGGCAGCCAGGTGAGAGCTGTTATAGTCCACAAAGGTAGAACAATGTGAATGAATTTGTTTGGTTTTTAggagacattttaaaattgaaTTTAGTCTAGATTTCTTCAAGTATCATTTCCAATATTATGAGAAAATTGCTGTATAGTAAATTTACTTCTGCCTTTTATTAATTAACTTGGATTAGAGGATTTTCACTGGCTTGACATATGAGAAAAGGTATATTCTCTGTTGTAGACTGCCAGTGAATGTGAGGAGAAATGTCAACATAGTTTAAATGCATCATATTGAATTTGTCAAAGAATGCAATCATGCATTAACCAACTACAGTATGATGTATGGATGTATATTTCTGTAAGCTGCACATTTGACATAGATGACACcgtaatatatataaatgcattttattCAATTTAGATTAAAAGGTTTTTTATTGTACCATGTTCTTGagtttttttctattgaaagtGCTTCGCCCATAACACACGTTGCCCGAAGGCATTCTCCTGGCAGACGTTTGTCTGTAACagattgtctctctctctctttctgtaatCTAGTTTTCAGGAGTATGGCACTCTGGGGTCGGTCCAGACAGAGAGTGAATATGAGCGACTGATGATGTCAGTCTTCAGTCGCGTGTTGGAGGAAGTGGAGGGCCTCACCAAGAAACACCCTCCTGTTTCACACCTGGTAAGATTAATATAGAATACCTTGTAAGTTACTTACGCTAACAATTTAGCTGCATGGTGTCCAGATTGACAAATGACTGACAAATGCTCTGCTTTTATCTAGTATAATATATGTAGTGTATTTGAACTAAACTTTTTCTGCTGCCAcgcttatttttgttttctttggggtttgtttttaatttattttgtacttcattttaaatagttttggACTCACTTAGACCTGTatattagaggatggatacccgaaccgagcccgtcgggacccg
The Sander vitreus isolate 19-12246 chromosome 18, sanVit1, whole genome shotgun sequence genome window above contains:
- the ints7 gene encoding integrator complex subunit 7, which codes for MSLSTARSFLSEACYGEQELDANSALMELDKGLRSGKLGEQCEAVVLFPKLFQKYPFPILINSAFLKLADIFRLGNNFLRLCVLKVTQQSEKHLEKILNVDEFVKRVFSVIHSNDPVARAITLRMLGSLASIIPDRKNAHHSIRQSLDSHDNVEVEAAIFAAASFSAQSKDFAAGICNKVSEMIQGLDTPVELKLKLIPMLQHMHHDASLASSSRELLQHLVNSYPSTPMVIVTLHTFTQLAASSLIDIPKQLQLLLQYLKDDPRKAVKRLATNDLKLLAKKAPHLWIRENTQTLCECALTSPYNSLKLGMLAVLATLSGTIAIKQYFNNMTGGSSVPPLLTDLVKLAQECCYHSNLAVAAHGVIVLSNIAISCPEKDIVQLEQDTVLGVESLLMLCSQDSSPSTQATLKTALTSLVKLLKNRPHLSQSVVEFLLGQLHLSCDSSRVLMCHALAAIASHLPVLGDGMLGDLVDLYRVASHSSTDKQQELLVSLATVIFVASQSSLSAEVKTVIQQQLENVANGWTVYRIARQASRMGCHEFSSELYQSLRTRVASEHFYFWLNSLKEFSQAEQCLSHVEDGDYSGAMSAIAEALRSYQKGIASLTAASTPLSPLTFQCEFIKLRIDTLQALSQLICTCNSLKTSPPPAIATTIALTSGNDLQRCGRIAMQMKVCMDEFRSLAARYADLHQSSFDADYATLRNVELQQQSCLLVSHVIEALILDPQAASFQEYGTLGSVQTESEYERLMMSVFSRVLEEVEGLTKKHPPVSHLHTGCLCDAVIALLKVPLSFQRYFFQKLQSTSIKLALSPSPRTPSEPIPVQSSQQLTLKVEGVVQHGTTPGLFRKIQSVCLNVTSVLQSKTGPDYKIPLDTKTNEIEQRVEPHNDYFSTQFLLNFSILGTHTVTVEASVVDESGIEWKTGPKTTVSVKSLEDPYSQQLRHQLQQSGAQPAPQRSAYARF